The following DNA comes from Pseudoalteromonas aliena SW19.
GCTTGGTTAAATTTGCTTCCAAACTTACTTACTGGCGCGGGTACAAAAACATGCTCAGGTAAAAAGCCTCTATACAAACTATGCATTGAGTTAACGGGGTCACATACGCTCATAGCTGCAAAGGTGTCGCCATGGTAGCCCTTGTAAGGTGTCATTAGCTTTTGTTTTGTAGTAATACCTTGGCTTAACCAATATTGCAACGCCATTTTTATAGCCACTTCTACGCTAACTGATCCGCTGTCGGCTAAAAACACTCTAGTTAAACTAGGCGGCGTTATATTTACTATTTTTTTGCACAGCTCAACTGCGCTGTTATGCGTAATACCGCCAAACATAATGTGGCTCATATTATTAATTTGCTCAATCATGGCGTTATTTATAACCGGGTGGTTATAGCCATGTATTGCGCTCCACCACGAGGCCATCCCATCGATTAATTGCTCGCCAGTTTCAAGGTGAATAATATTGTGATTGGCATGTGTAACGGGGTATACCGGAATTGGCTTAGTCATAGATGTATATGGATGCCAAATGTGCTCACGATCAAAATCAAGGTCAATCGTATTCTTTTTAGTCATATGTAAACTTTATCTTGCTGGACTTCGTTGACAATGGTACTTCAACTCGTAGACTAAGCCAATATAACCGTCATGAAAAAAATAAGAGAGTATTATGGAACTTGCACCTGTTCGTCACGATTGGACCCACGCTGAAGTTAAAGCATTATTTGAAATGCCATTTAACGATTTACTGTTTAAAGCCGCATCGGTTCACCGTGCTAACTTCAACCCCAATGAAGTGCAAATTTCTACGTTGTTATCAATTAAAACAGGCGCTTGCCCAGAAGACTGTAAGTATTGCCCGCAATCTGGCCATTACCGAACAGATTTAGAACGTGAACGCTTAATAGAAGTAGAAAAAGTAGTAGAGCAAGCGCGCCTTGCAAAACAAAAAGGCGCGACGCGTTTTTGTATGGGGGCTGCATGGTCAGATCCAAAAGACAGAGATATGCCATACATTTCGCAAATGGTTAAAGAAGTAAAAGAGCTAGGGTTAGAGACCTGCATGACGCTGGGTAAACTCACAAACGAAAAAGCCCATGAACTTCGTGACGCAGGGCTTGATTACTACAATCACAACCTCGACACGTCACCTGAGTATTACGAGCAAATTATATCAACCCGTACTTTTCAAGATAGATTAAATACCATTGATCACGTCCGCGATGCCGGTATGAAAGTATGCTCGGGCGGAATAGTCGGTATGGGCGAGCAAGCAAGTGACCGCTTTGGACTACTTATGCAGCTAGCTAATTTGCCACAACAGCCAGAAAGCGTGCCTATTAATATGCTGGTTAAAGTAAAAGGCACACCGCTTGAAAACGCAGATGATTTAGATCATTTTGAATTTATACGTACCATAGCAACAGCGCGTATTATGATGCCACACAGTTATGTACGTTTATCGGCGGGGCGTAACGCAATGAACGAGCAAATGCAATCAATGTGCTTTTTTGCAGGCGCTAACTCAATATTTTATGGTGATAAGCTACTTACCACCGAAAACCCAGACGCTGATGCCGATATGAACCTAATTAAAAAACTAGGCATGAACCCAGAAAAACGTCACGACTATTCAGACGAAGCAGTTGAAGCCTCGCTTTCATCGCAAGTAGCCGACAAAGCAACCTCTGAATTGTTTTACGAAGCGTAGGCTTTTTTATATTTATGCCTTTTGATTTTATAAAAACGCATCTACAGGCTCGCCTGCAAGATGCACTGCTTCGTAAACGCCACGTAGTAGAGTATGCTACAGCGCGTACCATAACGGTTAATGACAAAACCTACCTTAATTTTGCCAGTAACGACTACTTAGGGTTTGGTGACGTGGTTGTTAACCTTAATGACTCCCACGCATTAGGGAGTCACAGCTCTGCATTAGTGACAGGTTATCAGGCGCAACAAAAAGCGCTTGAGCAATACTTATGCGAGCAATTTGGTTATGGCGCAGGCATGTTGTTTAACTCAGGGTTTAGTGCAAATAGCAGCGTAATTAAAGCGTTGTTTCAAGATAAAGCCGCTGCACAAAACAGCGCTATTTTTCAAGATAAGTTAAATCATGCAAGCTTGATTGACGGTGCTTTGCACTCTAACGCGGCTTTAGTGCGTTTTAATCATAACGAAATGAACCACCTACGTTCACGGCTCGAAAAATCAAAAGCGCAAAACAAGCTTATTATAAGCGAAGGCGTGTTTTCGATGGATGGCGATACCGCGCCTCTTAAAGAATTACTCGCACTTGCAAAACAGCACAACGCATGGCTAATGATTGACGACGCACACGGCTTTGGTGCATTAGGCAAAACAGGTTTAGGCAGTTGCGAAGTACTTTTAGAAGAGGGCATTACACTGCCAGATATATTAGTCATTACCTTTGGTAAATCAGTGGCTAGTAGTGGCGCGTGTGTATTAGGCAATAAACAGTTTATTGAATACATGCTGCAGTTTAATCGCGATTATACCTATTCAACCGCTATGTCGCCGCTAATGGCAAACCACACACTTGCGCGTATTAAAAGCATAAAAATAGCTGATGATAAGCGCGATAAGCTAAGTGCAAATATCGCATTATTTAAGCAACTCGCTAACACCCATAATATTGCAGTAATGGAGTCAAACACAGCCATACAACCCATTGTATTAGGCTGCGCTGAGCAAACGTTGCAAGCGGCAGATAAACTTAAACAACAGGGCATTTGGCTCACGGCTATTCGCCCACCCACGGTTGCACATAACACCTCACGTTTACGCATTACTTTAACCGCCGCACATACTGAGCAAGACATAACGCATTTAGTTAAGCATTTAGTAGGTGCAATAGCATGACTGCTCAGCCAGTATTAAAAACAGATTTAATGCAAACACGTAAAGTAAAACCGTGCCTAGTGAGTAGCGAGTTAAATAGAGAGTTAAATAAAGAGTTAACTAGCGAATTGGATAAAGAGCTAAGCAAGGAGCTTAAAAAGTCCACCCAAAGTAAGTTTTCAAAAGCAGCTGAGCATTATAACACCCATGCAAATGTACAAAAACACGCAGCGAGCGATCTATTTAAACTTATAAAACCAGGCTTTAATAAAAATAAGGTATGCGTTGATTTAGGCGCAGGCCCGCTTGTTAATACACATACCTTACAAAGCATGTTTTCAAGCGTTGTGGCAATAGATTTAAGTTTAAACATGCTGCAAAGTAGTGATTTAACCACAGCTAAAATATGCGCCGATATGGATAACTTACCGCTGCAAGCAAATAGTGTTGATGTTATTTACAGTAACTTTGCAGTGCAATGGTCTGCTAATTTTTCGGCTTTAATGCAATCACTTTATAGCATATTAAAACCAGGCGGGCAGGCGTACATAAGCACTGTGGTAGAGGGCTCACTTAATGAAATAAAAACAGCTTTTGCAGCGCTTGATTCAAACAGCCACATAAATACTTTTAATAGTGAATTGTATATAAACCAATCAGTCCAAAATACAGGGTTTACTATTAACAGCGCTAAAAAACGTATTTACACCGATGAATACACAACACCTTTAAAAGCGATTGCTTCAATTAAAGCTATAGGGGCAACTACGCAAAATCATACCAATACGCGCCAAGGGTTACTTACCAAATCGGCGCTTAAAAAAGTATGCAGTGCGTATCCGCTTATAAATAATAAAGCGTGTGTGTCTTATCATGTGGTGCTGTTATCATTAGAAAAACACTAAATAAGCCCAAAGACATTAAAGGCAACGCATGAAAGAATTTTTTATAACAGGCACCGACACCGATGCCGGAAAAACCCACGTTACCAGTTTGCTATTAAAGTTACTTGCCCAACATAAAAAACAAGCTATTGGTTTTAAACCCCTTGCTGCTGGCTGCGAAATGGCATTCGATCAGCTAGTAAACGCCGATGCTCTAATACTAATGGAAAGCGCAACAGTGAGCGCTAAATACGACGTAGTAAATCCGTTTGCGTTTGCACCCCCTATTGCGCCGCACATAGCCGCTGAGAAAGTTGGAGTTAGTATTACTGTAGATAAACTAAGTGATGCTTATAAAAACGTAAAACAACAGGGCGCTGACATTATCCTTACTGAAGGTGCGGGTGGTTGGGCATTACCTATTAATAAAAACGATTATTTATACGACTGGGTTAAAGCAGAGCAAATGCCGGTAATACTTGTTGTAGGCATGAAGCTAGGTTGCTTAAATCATGCGTTACTAACTGCTGCGCATATGCAAAGTATGGGTATAAACTGCGTTGGTTGGATTGCAAACCAAGTAGATAAAAATATGGACGAGTATCAAGCAAACCTTGATTCACTCAAAGCACGTTTACCGTTTCCAATACTTGCCATAAGCCCATACAGCGAGCAAACGCCTAAGTTACAAATATACAAAACCCTACTTAGTACGTTATCTATAAACATTTAAGCGGTTTTAAAATATTTACTTTTTTAGTAAATCTTGAAATAGTCAGCCTTAGTACACATATGAACATTTATAAATATAAAGCTTGCTCAAAGACAATGTTACCAAGGACACGACTAAATATATGACGCACCCATTTATTAAACGCTACGCCCCAAATTCGCACGTAAGTGCAGAGCCAAAAGCGCTAAATAATGGTTTACCTAAAAAACGCGTAGGCATAATAGGTGGGGGAACAGCGGGTGCGACTATAGCTATCAGGCTTGCTGCGTTAGGGTTAGAAACTTACGTATTTGAAAAGAAAAAGTCGTTAATTGATGGCCCGCCAATGTGCCATTTGCATTCAGGTGGCAACTTATATCGCGAAATACCCGACGACGACTGCATAGATTTACTCAAGCAATGTATAGATATTGCGCGCCTTTATCCTCATACCATCGATGTTCGCCCTACAGTATTTGCTGTCCCCAAGCGCGACGACGACTCACCGGAGGATTTATTTCCGCGTTTAGATAAATTAGTAAAAGCCTATAGCGAGCTTGTTGAGCAAGACAGCGCCAACAAAGTGTTAGGTGAGCCAGAGCATTATTATCAGTTATATAGCCGCGAGCAAATGCTAAAGCTTGCTAAGCAAAAACAAGTAGCCAAGCCTACGTCGTTAAATGAGTGGATGATACCCGTGGCTAAGCATTTAGATTTAGATAAGCTAAAGTTTCCGCTCATTGT
Coding sequences within:
- a CDS encoding aminotransferase class I/II-fold pyridoxal phosphate-dependent enzyme, with the protein product MPFDFIKTHLQARLQDALLRKRHVVEYATARTITVNDKTYLNFASNDYLGFGDVVVNLNDSHALGSHSSALVTGYQAQQKALEQYLCEQFGYGAGMLFNSGFSANSSVIKALFQDKAAAQNSAIFQDKLNHASLIDGALHSNAALVRFNHNEMNHLRSRLEKSKAQNKLIISEGVFSMDGDTAPLKELLALAKQHNAWLMIDDAHGFGALGKTGLGSCEVLLEEGITLPDILVITFGKSVASSGACVLGNKQFIEYMLQFNRDYTYSTAMSPLMANHTLARIKSIKIADDKRDKLSANIALFKQLANTHNIAVMESNTAIQPIVLGCAEQTLQAADKLKQQGIWLTAIRPPTVAHNTSRLRITLTAAHTEQDITHLVKHLVGAIA
- the bioD gene encoding dethiobiotin synthase, which encodes MKEFFITGTDTDAGKTHVTSLLLKLLAQHKKQAIGFKPLAAGCEMAFDQLVNADALILMESATVSAKYDVVNPFAFAPPIAPHIAAEKVGVSITVDKLSDAYKNVKQQGADIILTEGAGGWALPINKNDYLYDWVKAEQMPVILVVGMKLGCLNHALLTAAHMQSMGINCVGWIANQVDKNMDEYQANLDSLKARLPFPILAISPYSEQTPKLQIYKTLLSTLSINI
- a CDS encoding methyltransferase domain-containing protein gives rise to the protein MTAQPVLKTDLMQTRKVKPCLVSSELNRELNKELTSELDKELSKELKKSTQSKFSKAAEHYNTHANVQKHAASDLFKLIKPGFNKNKVCVDLGAGPLVNTHTLQSMFSSVVAIDLSLNMLQSSDLTTAKICADMDNLPLQANSVDVIYSNFAVQWSANFSALMQSLYSILKPGGQAYISTVVEGSLNEIKTAFAALDSNSHINTFNSELYINQSVQNTGFTINSAKKRIYTDEYTTPLKAIASIKAIGATTQNHTNTRQGLLTKSALKKVCSAYPLINNKACVSYHVVLLSLEKH
- the bioB gene encoding biotin synthase BioB, whose protein sequence is MELAPVRHDWTHAEVKALFEMPFNDLLFKAASVHRANFNPNEVQISTLLSIKTGACPEDCKYCPQSGHYRTDLERERLIEVEKVVEQARLAKQKGATRFCMGAAWSDPKDRDMPYISQMVKEVKELGLETCMTLGKLTNEKAHELRDAGLDYYNHNLDTSPEYYEQIISTRTFQDRLNTIDHVRDAGMKVCSGGIVGMGEQASDRFGLLMQLANLPQQPESVPINMLVKVKGTPLENADDLDHFEFIRTIATARIMMPHSYVRLSAGRNAMNEQMQSMCFFAGANSIFYGDKLLTTENPDADADMNLIKKLGMNPEKRHDYSDEAVEASLSSQVADKATSELFYEA